One segment of Panthera leo isolate Ple1 chromosome A3, P.leo_Ple1_pat1.1, whole genome shotgun sequence DNA contains the following:
- the APCDD1L gene encoding protein APCDD1-like → MSVCFAAHTAEATGTGGDSHLHWEPRCQRPLPNRAPVTALLPPRLDGPWVSTGCEVRPGPEFLTRSYTFYPNRLFRGYQFYYRDPFCREPAHSLLIKGKVRLRRASWVTRGATEADYHLHKVGIVFHSRRALLDVTRSLNQTWAGQDCAQRLPPARAWLPGALYELLSARAKRDCTEALGFTMHELSLVRTQRRVQLQPRAGPRLVDELYLGDVHTDPVERRHYRPTGYQRPLQSALHHARPCPACSLIAGSNEHHPPVLPPQVALPLRLGGRWVSPGCEVRPAVLFLTRLFTFHGHNRSWEGYYHHFSDPACRQPTFTVYAAGRYTRGTPSNKVLGGTELVFQVTRARVTPMDQVTTAMLNFSEPSSCGGPGAWSLGTERDVTATNGCLPLGIRLPHVEYELFKMELDPLGQSLLFIGQRPTDGSSPDSPEKRPTSYQAPLVLCDGVSGPLLRKPDLRGAGPCPRAAPLPALPLALGLALLEWL, encoded by the exons ATGTCCGTCTGCTTTGCAGCCCACACGGCAGAGGCGACTGGGACGGGAGGGGACAGCCACCTACACTGGGAGCCTCGCTGCCAACGGCCCCTGCCCAACAGAGCACCCGTCACGGCACTGCTGCCCCCACGCCTCGATGGGCCCTGGGTCTCCACTGG CTGCGAGGTGCGCCCGGGGCCCGAGTTCCTCACCCGCTCCTACACCTTCTACCCCAACCGTCTCTTCCGAGGCTACCAGTTCTACTACAGGGACCCCTTCTGCCGGGAGCCCGCCCACTCCTTGCTCATCAAGGGCAAGGTCCGCCTGCGCCGGGCCTCCTGGGTCACCCGGGGTGCCACCGAGGCCGACTACCACCTACACAAGGTGGGCATCGTCTTCCACAGCCGCCGTGCGCTGCTCGACGTCACGAGGAGCCTCAACCAGACCTGGGCGGGCCAGGACTGTGCCCAGCGGCTGCCCCCGGCCCGGGCCTGGCTGCCCGGGGCGCTGTACGAGCTGCTGAGCGCCCGGGCCAAGCGGGACTGCACGGAGGCGCTGGGCTTCACCATGCACGAGCTCAGCCTGGTCCGCACGCAGCGCCGCGTGCAGCTGCAGCCCCGGGCCGGGCCCCGGCTGGTGGACGAGCTATACCTGGGGGACGTCCACACCGACCCAGTGGAAAGGAGGCACTACCGGCCCACGGGCTACCAGCGCCCGCTTCAGAGCGCCCTG CACCACGCTCGCCCCTGCCCCGCGTGCAGCCTCATCGCCGGCTCCAACGAGCACCACCCGCCCGTGCTGCCCCCCCAGGTGGCCCTGCCCCTGCGCCTGGGCGGCCGCTGGGTCAGCCCCGGGTGCGAGGTGCGCCCCGCCGTGCTGTTCCTCACCAGGCTCTTCACCTTCCACGGGCACAACCGCTCCTGGGAAGGGTATTACCACCATTTCTCGGACCCCGCCTGCCGTCAGCCCACCTTCACCGTCTACGCAGCCGGCCGTTACACCAGGGGCACGCCGTCCAACAAGGTCCTCGGGGGCACCGAGCTGGTGTTTCAGGTCACGCGGGCCCGGGTGACTCCCATGGACCAGGTCACCACGGCCATGCTCAACTTCTCGGAGCCGAGCAGCTGCGGGGGCCCGGGGGCCTGGTCCTTGGGGACCGAGCGCGACGTCACAGCCACCAACGGGTGCCTGCCGCTGGGCATCAGGCTCCCCCACGTGGAGTACGAGCTTTTCAAGATGGAGCTAGACCCCCTCGGGCAAAGCCTGCTCTTCATTGGACAAAGGCCCACGGACGGGTCGAGTCCCGACTCCCCGGAGAAGCGCCCCACGTCctaccaggcgcccctggtgctCTGCGACGGGGTGTCCGGGCCCCTGCTGCGGAAGCCCGACCTCAGGGGCGCGGGGCCATGTCCCCGAGCGGCCCCTCTCCCCGCCCTGCCCCTTGCTCTAGGGCTGGCCCTCCTCGAGTGGCTATGA